One window of the Salvia miltiorrhiza cultivar Shanhuang (shh) chromosome 6, IMPLAD_Smil_shh, whole genome shotgun sequence genome contains the following:
- the LOC130989040 gene encoding upstream activation factor subunit spp27-like, which yields MISDSELIERLRDVLSVSDLNTTTTAILRRRLEEDLGIDLSDRKAFIREQVDIYMQSQFENEDANEDGIDDEVAPEAAEEEDEEEEEIEESSNSCTVKKVAKKRSRTKDKEEVKKRGGGFTKLCSLSPELQKFTGVPELARTEVVKQLWAHIRENNLQDPSNRRNIICDDTLHKLFGVDTIDMFQMNKSLTKHIWPLDSDGASVAASVDSAPKVKQKKQEKNEDEDEPKRKGKRPRGGNSAFLAPIKLSDALVKFLGTGESALPRSDVVKRIWDYIKLNNLQDPSDKRQIICDEKLKELFNLDTFCGFTVSKHLTAHFIKTEQ from the exons ATGATATCGGATTCAGAGCTGATCGAGCGGCTGCGCGATGTCCTCAGCGTCTCGGACCTcaacaccaccaccaccgccatcctccgccgccgcctcgaGGAGGATTTGGGCATCGATTTGTCGGATAGGAAGGCTTTTATCAGAGAGCAGGTGGATATATACATGCAAAGCCAATTCGAAAATGAAGATGCAAATGAAGACGGAATTGACGATGAAGTAGCGCCGGAAGCGGCCGAGGAggaggatgaggaagaggagGAGATAGAAGAATCATCAAATTCTTGCACTGTTAAAAAAGTCGCCAAGAAACG ATCTAGGACAAAGGACAAGGAGGAGGTCAAAAAGAGAGGTGGAGGGTTTACCAAACTATGCAGCCTTTCCCCAGAGCTTCAGAAATTCACTGGGGTACCAGAATTGGCTCGAACTGAG GTTGTCAAGCAACTTTGGGCGCACATCAGAGAGAATAATTTGCAAGATCCTTCCAACAGGAGGAACATAATTTGCGATGATACATTGCATAAGCTTTTTGGTGTAGATACCATTGATATGTTTCAGATGAACAAGTCCCTGACAAAGCATATATGGCCCTTGGATTCTGATGGTG CTTCAGTAGCAGCTTCAGTTGATTCTGCACCCAAGGTGAAGCAAAAGAAGCAAGAAAAAAATGAAG ATGAAGATGAGCCAAAGAGAAAAGGGAAGCGGCCGAGGGGTGGAAATTCGGCCTTTCTTGCTCCTATTAAACTTTCTGATGCATTAGTGAAGTTCCTTGGCACAGGAGAAAGTGCACTCCCTCGTTCTGATGTTGTTAAGAGGATCTGGGATTACATCAAGCTCAACAACTTGCAG gACCCATCGGACAAAAGACAAATTATATGTGATGAGAAGCTGAAAGAACTTTTTAATCTCGACACCTTCTGTGGATTTACAGTTTCGAAACACCTAACTGCTCATTTCATAAAGACAGAACAGTGA